A single window of Romeriopsis navalis LEGE 11480 DNA harbors:
- a CDS encoding oligosaccharide flippase family protein — MNLKQQVMSGGFYLALRQGIGMAISLGGVLLLTRLIGPENYGLYAGTFGVFWYVQTVFQMGIEVYIVRHEGEESARTHHQAFTLLLLLSVLGVVCAWIGMPLLQQWMKIEGFAQVARMMFLALPIVFLAQVPTALLERRLDYQRVAFIELADQLIYYVVALTLAFQGYGVWSAVIAWWVQQIQGLVLFYWASRYRPQLCWEPALIKEMLTYGVSYSASTWVWCARALVNPLLVGRFAGAEAVGYVALAIRLAEVLGFVKTATWRIALSALAKFQGDRGRLIRAVNEGMGLQVLALGPLVVAFAWVAPWLMPQLFGPKWIPVVAVFPFIACGNLTNALFNMHSSALYVLKHNWAVTLFHLGHVLLFGGAALFLLPRYGFIGYGWAELVAIGSYVIIHHFLVKSVGSPNYGLPFIWWGGFAAALFVYQLGWWTCFGLAIVAFLPATHKKLKEYIVSIRGGKISGSTAC; from the coding sequence ATGAACTTAAAGCAACAGGTAATGAGTGGCGGGTTTTATCTTGCCCTTCGCCAAGGGATTGGCATGGCTATCAGTTTAGGTGGCGTGCTTTTGCTAACCCGGTTAATTGGGCCAGAAAATTATGGTCTCTATGCAGGTACGTTTGGCGTTTTTTGGTACGTTCAAACGGTTTTCCAAATGGGGATTGAAGTTTATATTGTGCGTCACGAAGGTGAGGAATCGGCTCGGACGCATCATCAGGCTTTCACCTTATTACTGTTGCTGAGTGTGTTGGGAGTCGTTTGTGCCTGGATTGGGATGCCATTGCTACAGCAATGGATGAAGATTGAGGGTTTTGCCCAAGTCGCCCGGATGATGTTTCTGGCTTTGCCGATTGTCTTTTTGGCCCAAGTACCAACAGCCTTGTTAGAGCGGCGACTCGATTACCAGCGTGTCGCGTTTATCGAATTAGCGGACCAATTGATTTATTACGTTGTGGCGTTAACGTTAGCGTTCCAGGGTTATGGTGTTTGGTCGGCCGTGATTGCTTGGTGGGTGCAACAAATCCAAGGGCTCGTATTGTTTTATTGGGCCTCGCGCTATCGCCCACAGCTTTGTTGGGAGCCAGCCTTAATTAAGGAAATGCTGACCTATGGTGTGAGTTATTCTGCTTCAACTTGGGTTTGGTGTGCGCGGGCCTTGGTGAATCCGCTGTTAGTTGGGCGCTTCGCTGGTGCGGAGGCAGTCGGTTATGTGGCGTTAGCGATTCGCTTAGCGGAAGTTCTGGGCTTTGTGAAAACGGCGACTTGGCGAATTGCGCTGTCGGCCTTAGCGAAATTCCAAGGTGATCGGGGTCGCTTGATTCGGGCTGTGAATGAGGGGATGGGATTGCAAGTGCTGGCGTTGGGGCCATTGGTTGTTGCCTTTGCGTGGGTTGCCCCCTGGTTGATGCCGCAATTGTTCGGTCCGAAGTGGATTCCGGTCGTCGCCGTATTTCCGTTTATTGCCTGCGGCAATCTGACTAACGCGCTATTTAATATGCATTCGTCGGCGCTCTACGTATTGAAGCATAACTGGGCGGTGACGCTGTTTCATCTGGGGCATGTGCTGTTATTTGGGGGGGCGGCGCTATTTCTACTGCCTCGCTATGGCTTTATTGGTTATGGCTGGGCAGAGTTGGTGGCGATCGGCAGCTATGTGATTATTCATCACTTCTTGGTCAAGTCCGTTGGGTCGCCCAATTATGGGTTGCCGTTTATTTGGTGGGGCGGATTTGCGGCGGCCTTATTTGTCTACCAATTGGGCTGGTGGACTTGCTTCGGCCTGGCGATTGTGGCGTTTCTACCGGCAACCCACAAAAAGTTGAAGGAATATATCGTGAGTATCCGTGGAGGGAAGATCAGTGGCTCAACCGCTTGTTAG
- a CDS encoding glycosyltransferase family 4 protein, producing MDNLCVVMLGPSLRQQGGMATVENLIVNHPAAQLQIRHIALHEEGTIYRRLVVFWRGLWQFLLALIGQPVNVVHVHVSERGSVLRAIVLVWLAQLFRKPVIMHTHGCEFHVFFEALPRLIRWFVALTLRRCAVLIALSDSWRQYYIERCRLDPNRVVVLLNPVKVPSVLPRRPQAAKLQLIFLGRVGHRKGAFDVIKAVAQLPIALQQRLQLRLAGDGEVAQAADLIEQYQLQHCIELLGWIDADMRDQLLSQSDIFLLPSHNEGLPVAMLEAMAWGLPVIVTPVGGIPEMVTQQQQGFLVEPGDVDAIAAALHTLLTDEAQRLQMGQAARAKVEPLDVKQYHRVLQELYGMARSLTPGQIQRQPIMEMLDFSHEKAS from the coding sequence ATGGATAATCTCTGTGTTGTAATGCTTGGCCCTAGCCTGCGTCAGCAAGGTGGAATGGCGACCGTCGAGAATTTAATTGTTAATCATCCTGCCGCGCAGTTGCAGATTCGGCATATTGCGCTGCATGAAGAAGGGACAATTTATCGTCGTCTGGTCGTTTTTTGGCGTGGTTTGTGGCAGTTTTTGTTGGCGCTGATTGGGCAGCCCGTGAATGTTGTCCATGTCCATGTCTCGGAACGAGGCAGTGTCCTGCGGGCGATCGTCCTGGTTTGGTTAGCGCAGCTATTTCGTAAGCCGGTGATTATGCATACTCACGGCTGTGAGTTTCACGTTTTTTTTGAGGCCTTGCCGCGCTTGATCCGTTGGTTTGTGGCGCTTACCTTGCGACGTTGTGCGGTCCTGATTGCGCTGTCCGATAGTTGGCGACAGTACTATATTGAGCGCTGCCGGCTTGACCCCAATCGTGTGGTGGTCTTGCTCAATCCGGTGAAGGTGCCATCGGTGTTACCGCGACGCCCCCAAGCGGCAAAGCTGCAATTGATTTTCTTGGGGCGTGTGGGCCATCGTAAAGGTGCATTTGATGTGATTAAGGCCGTCGCTCAGTTGCCGATCGCACTGCAGCAGCGGCTGCAGCTGCGATTGGCCGGTGACGGTGAGGTGGCCCAAGCGGCTGATTTGATTGAGCAATATCAGTTGCAACACTGTATTGAATTACTCGGTTGGATCGATGCTGATATGCGCGATCAACTTCTGAGTCAGTCGGATATTTTTCTACTGCCATCCCATAATGAAGGCTTACCCGTTGCCATGCTTGAGGCAATGGCTTGGGGCTTGCCGGTGATTGTGACCCCGGTGGGGGGAATTCCCGAAATGGTCACCCAGCAGCAGCAGGGTTTCTTAGTGGAACCCGGTGATGTTGATGCAATTGCCGCGGCACTGCATACCTTACTTACGGATGAAGCACAGCGGTTGCAAATGGGGCAGGCTGCGCGGGCGAAAGTCGAACCCTTGGATGTGAAGCAATATCATCGCGTATTGCAGGAATTGTATGGGATGGCTCGTTCCCTGACGCCGGGGCAGATTCAGCGCCAGCCGATTATGGAAATGCTGGATTTTTCCCACGAGAAAGCCTCATGA
- a CDS encoding DUF2811 domain-containing protein, translating to MNSSVCLLAELPESLHGALKTYLDRHPEWDQDRAIAAALSLFLMQNNSDGNAARVYLDTLFTEAV from the coding sequence ATGAATTCTTCTGTTTGTTTGTTGGCCGAATTACCTGAATCGTTGCATGGGGCTTTGAAGACTTACCTTGATCGTCACCCCGAGTGGGATCAGGACCGAGCGATCGCTGCGGCACTGTCTCTATTCCTGATGCAAAATAACAGCGATGGCAACGCCGCTCGGGTTTACCTCGATACGTTATTTACTGAAGCCGTTTAA
- the hemJ gene encoding protoporphyrinogen oxidase HemJ has translation MAYLWFKSFHIVAFVSWFAGLFYMPRLFVYHAEANEQPEAVGKVLKQQYEIMEKRLYSIIMTPAMVVTVLMAIGMLSIAPDLLKETWLQVKIGLVAILMIYHFYCKRIMKRFAAGETPFTGQQFRWLNEFPTFLLVVVVMLAIFKNNIPRDATGYVVVAMAVAFAASIQLYARKRRLAREQAEKDALATAATSEA, from the coding sequence ATGGCCTATCTCTGGTTTAAGTCTTTTCATATTGTGGCCTTCGTATCCTGGTTTGCGGGCCTATTTTATATGCCGCGCCTGTTTGTCTATCATGCTGAAGCAAATGAGCAGCCAGAAGCCGTCGGCAAAGTACTGAAGCAACAGTACGAAATCATGGAAAAACGGCTATACAGCATTATCATGACACCGGCCATGGTGGTGACCGTGCTGATGGCAATTGGCATGCTGAGCATCGCCCCTGATTTGCTCAAGGAAACTTGGCTCCAGGTAAAAATCGGGTTAGTTGCAATTTTGATGATTTATCACTTTTACTGCAAGCGCATTATGAAGCGGTTTGCAGCGGGTGAGACACCATTTACAGGACAACAATTTCGCTGGCTGAATGAGTTCCCGACCTTCCTTCTAGTTGTGGTCGTGATGCTGGCGATTTTCAAGAACAATATTCCGCGCGACGCCACAGGCTATGTTGTAGTAGCAATGGCGGTCGCTTTTGCTGCGAGCATTCAGCTCTATGCACGCAAACGGCGTCTCGCCAGGGAGCAAGCGGAAAAAGATGCGCTCGCAACAGC